The DNA segment GGAGGGGCGAAGTGAAATCGGTTCGGGTGATTGTGGGACAAATTATGGAGAATGTGGAGCCGATTGCGGGGTAGATTGCGGCGAATGTGGGGTGGATGGAAACGGGGCTGAAGATGGAGAACCAGATAGTGATGCGGAGAGACGTTCGCCGCTTCTTACTCAACTTTCGCATAACGGGGTATGTTGTCTTTGTGAAAATTTTTGCTAGTACCTATTAAATACCATTATTTCTccaaaatgattattttttaaaatttttaaaaataataaattaacgaacGCCGGTTGCACTCCCGAAAATAAAAGTATGACTCATTGTCCAGTTACGTtcattgtcccgttacgctcacTGTACGCATGCACCGCATCTATCTCTCTTCCACTCGAAGACTTAATGCAGTCATTTCATCAATGTTTTTTATGACATTGTCACGTTAAACTAGCGTCCGTAAACCGAGTTTACAgacaaccattttttttaccaTTTCTGTTTGCGTTTTCTAAAGTAACGCACATTGGTtcacgtttttttaaatattactatgtTATATTTTGAAGACTAGACGCAATTAgactaaatttaataaataagaggGTAATTAATATTGCAGATTAAAGCGAACGGCTCTTTGCGTACTCCGAGCGTGGAAGCCATTCGACCTGCGCTCGCGCACATTGACGACACTGATAATGAGGAAAACGAACAACACTGtaagtatgttttattatttatttatttaatgaagttTACTACAACGTACATCATCATAtgacaattatttcaataaacataaatattacaaaaaataaaatacaataaatatcagTAATTTTTGCTTATTGTTAAGCAACCAGCACAAcatgtatatttttcttaaaaggccggtaacgcactcgcTCATTGACAttgtccataggcggcggtatcacttcacATCAGATGAGGCtcctctgttctataaaaggTATAATATAGGCACttaacaatgttttctttaataccgcatatatccagctccggataCCGGATACTGAACATAATTAATGTTACCACATTGATGCGTTTTTATCAATAGTATATACTAGGTTATTAAAACGTTACGAATTATCATTACTCCATGCAATGcaaattgtgttttgtttattatctgTGTGGGAATTCAGATGGGATAATAATAAgtcagagcagtgttgactTCAGTGTGCGACCCTCGTGAGTTCGTAGGCTCGATCCCCGgccgtgcaccaatgaactgtccatgtgcgcatttaacattcggtAACGGTGACgagaaacattgtgaggaaaccggtttggcTAAGGCCCAAAAAATCgacgtgtgtcaagcacaggactgagatcacctacttttttttcttttttaaatacaattctaGGTAATTCCGATTATGTAGCCGTCGGAGTTATTAAATAGCTTACGTATGGTATTTCTAACCCGGATGATTAAACACTACTATCTATTTCTTctaacaactttttttatgacttaCATCTAATCCCAAAAAGATGCCTCTTAACCTAATGTTGAACAAATTAATGAATTGCttattgtagcgccactgattaagttttagatatattacaaaattcacAATAAAGGTATTTGTGTATCCTTCGAAGTATGGCAAAGCTACTGCTAAAGATGCAACTTTTGTTagatataaaatcatttacaaaattactttgatgaaataaaaactactatataaataattttaagttaattttgggCTTATTTATAGAGTcactttgtaaataattaaaggtaattatttaagatatagattagtttataagaaataaagcAGCCGATTAGACTTAACACTAAAATCgatgttaagaaaaatacacgAGACTCGGATCTATGAGATGGTATATGACATAAGTATAGTTGGTAAAAAGCCTCTAACAAGTTGTTATGGGCACACAGCGGACCCTCTCCGTAGAGACGTGGAGTCGCCGGGGGTGGCCGAAGACTCGGACTATTTCACGCCGGAGGATACTAACACCACGATACTGACCGTCCCCAAGCCTAACGCAGTAAGTCGGCGCGAGGTTGTTTCGAAGGGTAGCGATCTATGCACACATTTTCAAACGCTAAGTCTCGCAATGTTTGTCGTGAATGGCCAGACTATACAATGAAGAGATGAAAAAAcgttgtattgtcttttgttgacatagctgttacacattaagaaaaacactttttgaacggattgaagctatgtattattatagcttcaatccgttcaaaaagtgtttttcttaatgaaagaacgtttttatgtatttgtgtcatatttaatattcaaacaaacaatttcttaaaatttacttCAGAACGTAGGATGGTTCGAGGtgtcattttttaataattgatcttaatttaactaaaatgtcAATGTACATAAATCTACTAGTTTCGATCGATGCATTCTTGTCTATATGCgaaaacgtttattttaaCGTTTACTCTGCACCGGTGCTATTTCATAGGCACGaacaattttcttttctaaAGTTTTTAGAGATTTTTCTTGCGTGCAATGATTGATACGCTTCAAAAATCACAAACAACCACGCGCTCAAGCGATGCAGTGATACCAGTGTATTCGGAATTTCTTGTATTCATGTAAAAGTTTTAACAGAACTCTTTGTTACATATATTGGATTTTGTTTCTGGCAATACTGCAGCGTTAGTAGAGTCGTAGCTGTGACGTCAGTCACTTGCTTAATCGCCGCTCCATTCTTTCCGTTTGggttttgtgtgtgtttattttttagctTTATGTAACTAGTTTCGcatcattttgttttttttaatatctgtgcgatatattgtttattatctgTGCTATAAAGTGCGTTTTGTTGCAGGATGTAGGTAATAAGATCGTATGCGCACCACAACGTTGGGCTTTGCCGCATCATGTTACGTCGTTGCCTGGTATGTATAAAATGTCTCACTAGTTTCGTGTAAACGAATTGTTGGAGACGTTAGTTTGTTATAAAGCttcacttttttttaacaatttctaAGAGGCACTCTATGTGCATTATGTCTATTATAATAGTAGACATacgcatatatttttttaggtcttaTAAAATTGAACTTAGTGAAACACTAGTGTGTAGTTAATAACGCTCATATTCAAGACTTTCATAGACTATTAAAGCGTCTGGCTAAAGGACTTATACCTAttgtcattattaaaaaaatactgttaatgtAACTAtgcaagttattttaaaatgtaattcacCTATTTAGGTACGCCGTTATCGCAGTCTAGCGTGCGTTCGTCAGGCGATTCTTACAGCTCCACATCTTCCACTCGTCAACTTCTCGCGACTGCTCCACTCACAGCTGATACTCCTTGTTAAAAGTATGTGACTTCGTGCGTGTGGcaacataaatgtttttattgccTACTTTTGCTAATGCCTTCTATGGTGAAAGTATTCAAAATCGATTCTGtaatacagataccggcaaacttcttgtgCATTAAAGAAGGGAGTGGGgaaaagtttgcgcatcgtacacagcgtgGGAAACGTCAACTGATATATCAATCACgggatcgacacgtcactttCCCGCTGCCGCGTACCACCCCcctcccagtgatacctaaaaatcgcttctgcgcaaggacatttgttcaagatgttttccgGTATCTTTACCAGAGACTCTTTCAAACAAATTTGCACGTATTTGTCTCTTTATTTGTGGGATGAAAAGCCTTTTATGCATGAGACAGATATTTGTATTTAGttagaaatttatattacttgcaaaatgttttttaccaTTAGGAACCAAGGACATAAAAACATGGCGAAATTCTATCGGAAATAGCAGAACCCTAGACATCACTAAGTTTTTCAGTAACTgtatttttaaggaaataatcTGTGgtaattgaaatgaaaaacAATTAGGAATATATCTAGGATaggtatatgttttatttgttaagcAAATGTTTTGTGATCTAAAATCAACTCAAACCTTTGTTgagaaattttattagaataatgATGATATGATAtacctttaatataaaaatgaacttataatattaattatccaaatataagattttatagttaaaaacgATTAACCTGCtagaaataatattgacacctgtaatgttataaatacatgAGTTTATGCTTTTTAAAAGTAGTATAGAATTTAATAGGTGCCAAATGTTTTTTGTCAATCatgtaaacaatttgtataaccTGATATCCGGACCAATggattctatttttttaaattaatttcagtgTAATCCTAATTTAAACAGTTTGCGAATTTGATTTGACTATTATGTACTTCctgaaattgtaaaaaaattatcccAATTTTGTGCAACCAGACtgcttattattttagtgCATATGTAGTATTATTGTTTCAACTGgttaaaattactaatatgtattaaattgacTGAATAACATTCCTGGAATCTCTATATTTTCCctgtgtattaaaaataaatactaggTATGCATAccatgtgtttttttttacaaattcatTTCACATATAGTTTAAGTGATGGGCTTAcaggtaaataataaaaaatgttaatctgtttcaaatctttattaatattcttatagtaaggcattaaatttaattgtttatatatattatttacatttctgttttatatcatatatttctATGGAAAGCCCAGCTAAAcctgttattaatattagtaaaacagTAAAAGATGGCCAAATCGGAGACAAAATTTGTGAGCTGTATCCTATAAATGCatcagatatatattttaaccttaggtcattattatattcttaaaaaatatatatactatggtgtacaatgtaaaaaatagGATAAAAAGCCATGAACACAAGATTAAAATAGGATTGTATAATTAACTCTGGTTAGAATCTGTGTATCTCTCTATATGAATATTTGTGTTTACGGAGCTAGCTTTTTTCATAGCCTGCCTACGAGCAGCATATGCAGACATTCTGGCTAGTCTTGCTTCTCTCTGTTCTGTAGTTTCATTGGCAAGTCTTTTAGCAGCATAAGCTGACATCCTTGCAAGCCTTCTTGCTCTTTGCTCACTTGACTCAGTAGCAAGTCGTTTAGCCGCATAATCTGACATACGTTTAAGTCGAGCCGCACGTTGCTCAGGCGTTTCATTAGCTAATCGTCGTGCTGCGTATGCTGACATCTTAGCCAAACGAGCGGCTCGTTCTTCAGCTGTTTCGTTTTTAGGACCAGATAATCGTCTACTGACGTGACCTGCTTGTGAGTGGTGGACTTCTAACATTTCCAATGGGTCCGTCACATCTGCACTATCATCGGTGTCATAGTTttgtatttcattttcatcATCTACTTCCTTTTTAATAtgagttaaattatttgtatcgtcacctaatgaaaaattattcgTGCTCATCGTCTTTACAATACTTAATTGATCAGATTTTAACTTAGAAACCCATTTATTTTCAGACTTCGATAAAACCATTTTCTTCCAAGCACAATCGGAACCGCTGTGGTCTTCACCCATACTGATTGTTCACCGATAGCGGTATCCAAAGAATCATTGTTCAAAAACACAAAACTTgggatttaaataaaagtttttttaaagaaaatatacaaaaaacgtAAAAACAAAACGAACACTCCATTCTCTAATACCTATCAATATCAAACCACAGACTAGTAACAGGAAGACTATACTTGGTATTAGACGTTGGTTACTTAAGTAAAGCGCTACCAATTTTGAAAGATTACACTGAAATTGGGATTGAAACCAGTTGTTTGAACGTTGaagacataaaattaaaaaaaaaatgattttctgAATCTCACCTAAACTTTATTCCCCGTACATTTGTATTAGTGAATACCAATTATTTAGTCAACTTATAAATactaagtttatattaaacgaAAGTGGCCCACTGACAACGATGTAATCTTTATCTTTAATAAGTCTGTGGGAGCTTTTATATACTCATTGTTCTCGACTATTGTTCTGTGCACTATCACCTTCAAATATAGAAAGATgataattatcatttttacACAAGTTTTCAGTTTGTTTAGGCAAATCGGAAAAAATTCTCAAGTATTggatgtatataataatattttgataatttcgTAATTTAAAGAGGCAGGTCTTGAAAATACACAAGTTAACATCATGAAGTCTGTTAAGACTCTATTCTCATAAGAAACACATTAAATGGTGATAAACGAAATGACTTCAAAACCTCAAATTTACCATGAAAAACAAGTCAAAGAGCTTTGTGCATTGCATGCTCTAAACAATTTGTTTCAGGTGAGTGGGTCACAATTATTGTTAGGGtttaggtaatattttttttatatttttttgagcCCAGGTGTTTGTATTACATTGAATATTAACGAGATTTCACTGtgactataaataattatgttctCGTTATTGgtcattaattttacattaaagattataattaattgataccTGTATATTTACATCTGTctttgtattttacttttgatGGAAATATTTAGGTGTTCCCAAATCTAACCCTTTCTGCCCccttgtttaaatttataacataaatatatttaccttattaatatatttatctacttataaaacttattttagttaatatggTTTTGGaatttttcattattctttttgtaaaattgaTTACAGACACGGAACACATTTTCTAAATCCGATTTAGATACAATATGTAGAAGTTTATCACCAAATGTATGGATTAATCCACACAGATCAATGCTTGGTTTTGgaaattatgatataaatgtaataatggCAGCACTCCAGAAGCAAGGATGTGAAGCTATATGGTTTGATAAGAGAAAGTatgtatatttcaaatattacacTATTCTCCCATGACTTATTATGAttggttgtatttttttcatatttacctagttaaaaaagtattcttatgaataataaagtaattgtttATCACTATTTTAATGGAATGGTTctggatttaatttaattatttcagggATCCAGGTTGTTTGGATTTATCAAATATCTGTGGCTTCATTTTAAATGTTCCATCAGACTATAAGTTAGGATTTGTCATGTTACCAATTAGGAGAAGGCATTGGATCACAATACGACAGATTCAGGGAAACTTTTACAATCTGGATTCCAAGTTAGATTCACCTCTGCTTATTGGTAGGGTAAGTGCCTTCACaaactgaatttatttaataaataaactacaaatataaatttctgtTTATTAGTGTACTCCAAAAGAATGATAACAGTAAGGTATACTCACACTTCCATGATTGATGTGGATAATCTTTGGTACTCCCAACTTTGAATACAAAAGTTTGAGGAACCAAAAGAGatccaaaataattaaattttttaacaggGTAGTGACCTAATATCTTACCTGAAAGAGCAACTTGATTGTAAAGAGAAAGAACTGTTTGTGGTTGTGAGTAAAGAAGTGGAAGAAAAACAGCTCTGGATGCACCAATACACAATTAATAGAGTTCAAGAGGTGCACATAAAAGAGTCACTAACAAACTGCCTCAGTATTGACAGTATTAACTCTGAAAATGAGTATAGAAATAGAGATGCGGAAGTCCTCAGATTAAATGAAGTAAGAAACTGTATTACCGAGAATAGTTTTTAATGATGTGTAAATTTGTGATgtgtcataatattaatagaataatatttctattttctgTTCTTCTATGTATGCTGAATTAATtctattagtttaaaaaattgctcAATTTTTCCTCGTTTTTATACCAGTTCCTGATTGTTTTGATTTGGTAATCAGTATGGTATGGTATGATGTTGTATGGCAGGGATTTATCTAAAAACAAACCAGACATCAGGAACTGGTGGTTGGAGCATTAGTCTTTGGGTATGTTTtatcacaaaattatttattaataacttattattttatagactgTTAACTTTGttctatttattcaatttctttatttatgattGGTCTTATCTCAAGCAATATACGGCCTAATCATAAttaaggtttataataaatgtttataagcTCAATGACCAAATTCtcgtaattatattattaggtgTAAATTCGTATCTACAATATTCATAGCTCATTTTGGTCTCATATAATATAGACATTTGTTAAAACAAGATTTATCACACTTAAGATAAATAACAatgttatttctaaataaaagtaaaaatgttattttcacatattttaattattttccactCCTTGGATTTATGCTAttacatagattttttataaattgttagttCTAAGTGGATTCTCGTGTGTGTATATGAATTTTTTAGGcgcattaataatatatggttattaaaagttttaaaatgtaaaagaaCTTCTTGACATATTGTGCATCAATATATTGTacagttttaatgttttttagatatgaactaatcttcaatatgcaggttgacaaaaataattttaaaatcttttggaGTTGTTTTTATCTCTAATCGTCAAGTAGAAGTGTGTGCTATGAGTCTAAATTAAACATTCGTGAAAACAGTTGTTTCAACATATTCAATGTATTTACTTTTGTAGTTAAGGCATGCATGAACTTTGTCTTCCATTCCTTGTAAAGAAATTACTGCATAGATTGTAGGAccaacttatatttttaatacatagttattattttattcttatataattttaaatagtacaCAAAACTTTCTATTTGATAACAATATGCTAAACTATTGCAGATTTAATAAgcaattcacattattatcaAAGGTTTAATTttcatgttatatattttcacataattattatgtactcttttattacataacaaGTTACTTGaagaattattgtttttaaacttaGGTAATGTGAgcgatacatttttatttattttatattcttagccaaattattattacctcACAATACAGCTGCACATTATTATcttgttttagtttaaaattttaagtgaaaCATCACAGTTCATGTTACCTGAagtttattgcatttttatacaATGCTTTTAACTTGCAatatttgttgtaaataaatatttttacagaatacatttttgtttcctTTAAAACCATATTAATACAGAAACTAagccaaaaaaaattgtgtcatttgtttatgttaaaaaaaacttatctgTGGACCTGTGGCCTATTaagcgtttttttttaaatttcttaaactacaggttttgataaaaaataatcataatttatgtaaGGTTTACGTATATTGTGTGTCACTATAAGGCACACTGGTGCAATTGTTATTCTTAGAGATAATTAGTCGATCGGGGTCTAGGTTCAGTTCTTGCATGATAGCGTATATTTGCGCACGAAGAGTAGCGTCGATTTCGCGTTCTCGGCCTAGCACCCATATGCGATCTGTAAAAAAACCTTTTCTATGATtgattagtttaattaaataataaatgtttgcaCCGAAGCAATTAATGTTTTGGATTTAAAGGCTAATCACCTTTTGCTTATCTTAAAAAATCACTGACAGTACGCGCCATTAAAATCCAACATGGCGacgtaaattgtaaaaatataacacctaacaaaaatgaatgaaacaaTAC comes from the Pieris brassicae chromosome 4, ilPieBrab1.1, whole genome shotgun sequence genome and includes:
- the LOC123708069 gene encoding josephin-1; the protein is MVINEMTSKPQIYHEKQVKELCALHALNNLFQTRNTFSKSDLDTICRSLSPNVWINPHRSMLGFGNYDINVIMAALQKQGCEAIWFDKRKDPGCLDLSNICGFILNVPSDYKLGFVMLPIRRRHWITIRQIQGNFYNLDSKLDSPLLIGRGSDLISYLKEQLDCKEKELFVVVSKEVEEKQLWMHQYTINRVQEVHIKESLTNCLSIDSINSENEYRNRDAEVLRLNEVRNCITENSF
- the LOC123708298 gene encoding uncharacterized protein LOC123708298, translated to MGEDHSGSDCAWKKMVLSKSENKWVSKLKSDQLSIVKTMSTNNFSLGDDTNNLTHIKKEVDDENEIQNYDTDDSADVTDPLEMLEVHHSQAGHVSRRLSGPKNETAEERAARLAKMSAYAARRLANETPEQRAARLKRMSDYAAKRLATESSEQRARRLARMSAYAAKRLANETTEQREARLARMSAYAARRQAMKKASSVNTNIHIERYTDSNQS